Within Wyeomyia smithii strain HCP4-BCI-WySm-NY-G18 chromosome 2, ASM2978416v1, whole genome shotgun sequence, the genomic segment TAATACTTGAAACGATTCAGAAAGATTAGATTTCTtagtatttaatttaaaaaaatgaaactaaacAAAAACAATATATTGTACCACGTGATTTCAGCGTGATACGAACAAGGACAATGTGATGTGAACAAGGACAAGACATAAAGCAAACATATtagtaacaaaaaaataaaacaaacataaaTGTTGTCTCGAACACATTACTATTTATAGCAAATTATTAcaagttttatttaaaaaatgtggGTTAATGGGTAAGTGAGTTAATAAAATAGAACATCAAATCATGTTATACAACAATTATGTAACAAGGTTCATCCCTAACCAATTTATTGGTTATCAATTGAAGGTAGCAAAGATTTCGTGAAATAGTTTCCAAGAAGTTCAGGACAAACAATTCCCCGAAAATATTGTTCACAATTTAAAACACATCGCATCCAAATTGCTTTATTCGGCTGAACGATTATTTAAGCGTTTGTAGGATACGTATGTTGTGTTGAAATGTGTACTTTTACAAGCAGATCTTATGACGACATAGTCGAGCATGTGACAGAAAGTCATAACAATGAAAAGTCATTTAACGCAATACAATATCATGTCCGTAATTCATTTTGCGAGGCTTGTAATAAAGAATATGATAACTGGTATAAACTACTGAACCATGAAAACAAGAAAACGTAGTGTTGTAAGTACTGTGCAAACAATATAAAGATGACAGAATTAGACACTCATCTAGAAGAGTGCCATATGAGAGGCAATCGTTTGCGACGTATGTTGTGCTTTTGAAAGTGCACAATAAGAAAATTCCCAAACCTAATCCGGTGCCGAAAAAAGTCACTGCCGGTAAGATTTGCAGTGTCTGTGGATTggtatttatgaatattgtagCTCACATACTATCACACACTGATCAGTGACCGTTTAAGTGCAGTCAGTGTCCGATGTGCTTCAGATTAAAATTCGCGCTCAATAATCATCGTGAGAATCATTCAACAATGAAAGGTTACACTTACCGCCACGAGTATGGTAATCGCTACAGCCACGCCACTGTTCGTTTCCGGCATGAGAGGGCGGTACATCTGAATATTAAGCTACACGCGTGTCACATATTTTCGAAACCCTCATACAGGATGCTGTGGCGCAGCCGGATACATACCGGACGAAAGATATAGCCTTGCAATAAGTCCGACGAGAGCTTTTTTTTCTAGGGGTGGGGGTTGTATGTAATGGAtgtaaaaatttataaaataaagCTTAAACCTAAACCTAAAAATATCTCACTGACCATAAAGTGAGCTTAGCTGACAAACCACCCTTGTGACTTAGATTGCAGCAGGCGATATAGCTTGTTtagttgatgattttaaaagtttttatttattttttctcaacagTACTTCGCTGAAAAGCAAGAAATTTGCAGAAAAGATGTGGAACGAGCTTTTGGTGTACTTATGGCCCGGTTTGCCATTATCAAAAACCCGGCCAGATTGTGGAGTAAAGAAGATTTAAGATTTATGATGCGCGCATGCATAATACTGCATAACATGATTATCGATAATGAACGCGATGATGATTCCAGCCCACACGACCTCAGCCCAGAGGAATACTGTGCTAATCCGGACATGAGCGATTTTGCTGGATTTCTGGCTCAGTATCAAGAAGTTCACAACTCTAAACTGCATGAACAGCTCCAAAACGATCTAATTGAACATCTATGGGCTATGAAATGAGACCAAGAATAGATTAAAGGCCCGAATACATTcacggcgtgacaacgccttttctacgaaaattgtcttgAAAACTTCTAATGTGCCTTTAGCTTCTACCACCTTCCACTCATCTACA encodes:
- the LOC129719906 gene encoding uncharacterized protein LOC129719906 codes for the protein MPGSNNDITVLHRSPLFSNIYNGTTPSVDFEINGHTYSTGYYLADGIYPNLSTLVQTIPATVGQKRKYFAEKQEICRKDVERAFGVLMARFAIIKNPARLWSKEDLRFMMRACIILHNMIIDNERDDDSSPHDLSPEEYCANPDMSDFAGFLAQYQEVHNSKLHEQLQNDLIEHLWAMK